The DNA segment AAGAACAGATTGCAACGCTACTGGGCTACCGAGATACCCGGGACATCTACAACGAACTGGACCGGCGCGCCGAGATCATCCGTCAGCTCATCGACGCCGACGTGCTCGGATACGCCGAGACCAACGATGCCATCTCGAGTTTCCAGCGCGATGGCGTCCAGGGACTCCCGATTCAGGTACGGGGCCTCGAGCAGTTCGCCTGAATCGATACCGACACACCACTACGAACATGTCCACGAATACCCAGGGGCCGGAAATCACGACGCGGTCGGCGCTCGCGTCGCTCAACACGGCCTACGAGTCGATGGAGATGCCCCTCGAGCGGTATCTTCTGCTCGTCATCGCGCCGGCGTTCGGCCTGTTCATCGGGGCGACGGTCATTCCGGTTATGCTCGGGATGTCGCTGCTGGTGATCGTGCCGTCGGTCCTGTTCGGGTTGTTGGCCATCGTGGTCGCAGTCATCTACCCGAAAATCGCACAGGACCGCAAACGAAAGCAGGTTCGCCAGCGCTTTCATCTGTTTTTGACACACATTACGATCCTCTCGATGACGAACGTCAACCGGGTCGAGGTGTTTCGTATCCTCGCCGAGGAAGACGAGTACGAAGCCATCGCCGAGGAGATGGGGCACCTGGTCGCACTCGTCGACACCTGGAATCTGAGCCTCGACGACGCCTGTCGCATTCGGGCGAAACAGAGCGGGAGTCCGTTGCTTTCGGATTTCCTCGAGCGACTGGCCTACACCGTCGGTGGTGGGCAGGAAATCAGCGACTTCCTGATGGACGAACAGGACACCATCATCCAGCAGTTCGTCACTCGGTACGAATCGGACCTGACCAAACTCGATCTGATGAAGGAGCTGTACCTGTCGATGATGCTCTCGGTCGCGTTCGTTCTCGTCTTCGCTATTGTACTGCCGATTCTGATCGGTACCAGTCCGACGTTGCTCATCGCCGGAACCATCGTCATGTTCGCGTTCGTACAGGTCGCGTTCGTCTATACGATGCACGTCATCTCGCCGTACGACCCGCTGTGGTACTTAGAGGAGACGGCCGGTGAGGGCCCGCTTGCAAAGATTCCGCGAGCGCTGGCGATCGGTTCGGTCGGGAGTCTGGTACTCGCTGCGGTCGTCCTCGTCGTGTTGCTCGGCTATACACCGATGGCCCCCGACCGCATCCCGCTACCGATTATGGCTGCGATTCC comes from the Natronosalvus amylolyticus genome and includes:
- the flaJ gene encoding archaellar assembly protein FlaJ, which translates into the protein MSTNTQGPEITTRSALASLNTAYESMEMPLERYLLLVIAPAFGLFIGATVIPVMLGMSLLVIVPSVLFGLLAIVVAVIYPKIAQDRKRKQVRQRFHLFLTHITILSMTNVNRVEVFRILAEEDEYEAIAEEMGHLVALVDTWNLSLDDACRIRAKQSGSPLLSDFLERLAYTVGGGQEISDFLMDEQDTIIQQFVTRYESDLTKLDLMKELYLSMMLSVAFVLVFAIVLPILIGTSPTLLIAGTIVMFAFVQVAFVYTMHVISPYDPLWYLEETAGEGPLAKIPRALAIGSVGSLVLAAVVLVVLLGYTPMAPDRIPLPIMAAIPVTPLLVPGWRMRQEENRVRNRDSEFPSFIRALGAVESVKQASTGSVLESLRHKDFGSLTKNVDSLYKRLNMRIDDVRSWRLFAAETGSYLIQKFGDMYVVGRQMGGDPKLLGQVISKNQNQVLKVREKRQQATTTLIGVLYGITASSVFAFFIGLEVVEIMMDITAEMDLEQEIVGDLLSTEQYNLAMIEYLLIMTIFINAMLSAIMIRLTDRGHLVSGLVHFVFMTWLGAIVAATTTYVVNAVVSV